A window of Anabas testudineus chromosome 7, fAnaTes1.2, whole genome shotgun sequence genomic DNA:
aactctctctcctctggggatactctctatgacctcatcaaactcactccagaatctctccttctcttctaactcacagccaacctgtggcacatacccactgactacattcaccatcaccccttcaatttctagctttatgctcatcaccctgtctgagactcttttcacctctagaacactgtttacaaactcccccttcaggatcactcctaccccgtttctcttcctatccacaccatggtagaacagtttgtatcctcctccaatgctacgtgccttgctgcccttccaccttgtctcctgcacacacagtacatctaccttccttttctccatcatgtctgccagctctctgcctttccctgtcattgtaccaacgttaagagtccctattctcaaatctatgttcctgccttttcccttctctctctgaccacgaacccttctgcctcccctctttcttcgaccaacagtagtcaaatttcccctgacaccctgtaggttaacagcatcggtggcggtcgttgttaacccgggcctcgaccgatccggtatgaaagtcttgtggatgattcgcatggttattttggcaatttttacgctggatgcccttcctgacgcaaccctctctatttatccgggcttgggaccggcacagaaatcactggcttgcaacccctgtggctagatttgatctaaattaattaaaaacataaaactgaaaataagtgaaagtaaatgtaaatattaataaaaattaattgaactcaatttaaaatttcaaagagtggcaaataaaaaaaaaagtcatataaCATCTCAGAGTTGGCCAAAAGGCATGTGAGAGACTTTTAAGTCTACTGGAAAAAGGTTCTATTCAAATCCTGCACATCAccataaacatactgtaactacCACCGCTGTGAAGCGTTGTGGGGGGCATTGTCCCAAGAGGccaaaaaataaactgtagctTTATTATTTAGCCCAATGTAGCTGTACATGAGGCAGAATCTGACAGTGGAAAAGATGAACAACCtgacaaacaaagacaacagaagaTACAGGGACGGTACTTTAGTGGGGACAGGTGTAACtaacctctctcctctttatgCTCATTCATATGCAGTAACGTGTTACTACTGGTTCATCCACAGAGCTACTGAAGTAGACATTTTGGGGGAAAACGTGTCACTATCACTGGGCACTTTGTGATAAAAGTCATCTGTTAAGTACCACAAAGGTTTCTGTCCTGATAAACTCTATCCACTACTGTAGAAAGTGAAAACTTCCAACTGGCTGTTTACTTCATGTAGGGACTGAAGGTGCAGCCATGAGCTACTTCCtcatttttttgtctccacGTCAGCAACAGAAGTGGCTGGAAAAATGATATTTTCAGTTTGTCCATGTGTCTGTCCCATTTATGTGGACAAGCGAGCTCAAGAAtaccttgagggaatttcttcacATTTGGTCCAAATGTCCTCATTTATAAAAACCATACTGCACTTCTGCTTATAGATCTTTCTAGTTCTTAAACACTATGCCTTATATTGTCATTACATTGTATTTActaccatttttaaaaaatcagtACTCCTATATGTTGTTATTGGCAACAGATATTATTGTTTTACTCCACTGTGCTCAAGTTTGTTGTTCTTACCAGTCAGATATTTTGATGTCTGGCTGGAAGTGATCCATAAATTCTGGGTTGTAACCTTCTCTCTCCAAATCTATGAGCTGTGACTTCTTGCACATTCtgtagaaaagagaaaatatttaaatcctacattaaaaaatacacttttctaataataatatgaaaccACAGAGTAAATCCTCTGTTTTCTGAGACTTTCCTGGTGAATACTCACTGACATGCGGTGACAAAGTTCTTCTGGACTCTCTCATCTGGATGTGGTACCCTAACATCTTCTACTTTCCATTTATCATAACCAGTTTCCAATATCTGCCAATCCTGAAATTGATCTATAAAAACATGGAGATTATAAGAGAAATTATTTGATGTTCAGCAAGTAAACTATAAAACACCAGCTTTGATTTTATTAAAGATATTAAACGTTTCTGAGCTTCTTACCTTCTGCTCTTGGATTCTTCAGAAGGTTTCTTCTCTTCTTGCACAAGAAGTAAAACAACCTCCAGTCTTTGGGTGTTCTGGAAACATCCCGCAGGTGATATCTTTCTCTTCTGCACCTTTCCCTCCACAAATACTCACTGTCAGCCACTTCTTTCCACTGACGACACACCAGCCGACAGGTACAGACTACCTCCTCAGGAGGAAGATTCAGGAAGAGCTCCTCCAGGATCTCCAGAGGAACAGAGAACAACTGTAGACAACAACAAGTCCACACATTAGCTGAAGATCTGAATAATCAGTTCTCTTTTTCAACACTGCTTAACCCCAGCATGTGAACTACCCCACATCAACCTTTCATCTCATTTACACAAACCGGAAATACAGGTTGTTAGAAACATGTGATCTAAGCTCAGGTTGTTGGTCAGTTATAGTTTTGTGTTCTTACTTTTATTATAACACAACAATTAAACTTTTCATGCCTGTGTACACTGACTACAGTGAATCCACCGTCTGTCAAACAGAAACTAGTGTTAAATATAGAAAGTGAaagtatttaaatgaattaaagctGGAACATTTGATCACATTTGCTCTTGTACAGCTCGTGTTACTAGAAACGTGCATCCATCTCAACTAAACTACAGCAGCGAGTTGTCTTAAATATCTTattattaacacattattcCTGCTGAGGTCTGCTGGAGCTCGTCATAGGCACAGATGCTAAATATGAACATGAAACGtgcacagtcacatttcagCCGACAGTCATTACAAGTAGGTTATAATCCACGATAACAATACAATCGATCAGTATTTACACAGTATGATGTGAAGTGTGACAGACTTACACCGGACTGTACAGTAGCTGAAGACGTCATTCCGCCAGATGTTAGATTATCTATGGCTTCATTTATAATTCAAACACGGAAGTAGAAATTGTACTTCAACAAAAAACTGTGAATATACAAAGTGAACCAAAAGAAACTAGCGAGTTAAGACTTTAAAACAGTTCCCCTCATGGAAGAGCTGCTGATGGtttttataaatctttaaaTACTCTGTCTGGAAGCTCCGTACTTTCTTAAACGTCATCTCTCCACGTCGCTTGTTATTCACTGCAGGACACCCAGGCCGGGCGGGCGGATCTAAACGCTGCATAAACTCAGCAAAGGTAGGCTGCTGGTCAGCGGAGACGTACTGTGTACTTTCACCCTAATACATTTAACTGAAAAAATCAAATTAAGACAGTCTCACATTTACGGGACAGGCTGCTGGTTTGCTGCTAACTCCGCCCAACAGCGTGAGTTCCGGCGTACGCCGTGTGTTTTAACATATCTACACTTATCTGACTGGGAACTACCTTTACAGTTTAAAagctcattgtttgtttttgttttgaaggaaataacaaacactcaataaaacagcaaaaaacaaaaaacaaatacacacatacagtatttctatcGTTGGagtatttctgctttattctGTGTTATCTTTGTAGTTTTAACCATCATGCTCACAAAGGAATAGCTGAGTTTTGATAAGAGCATTGCTACACTGACGtgcaagagaaaacaaacacaaaagtcaaATGATCACCTTGCAAACAAGCCAGTGTTATGCTTGATACAACTGATGGCCACAACTGAATAAGTCCTTCATGATGACGAGTCAGATATTTTGATGTCTGGCTGGAAGTGATTCATAAATGCTGGGTTGTAACCTTCCTTCTCCAGATCGATCAGCTGTGACTTCCTGCACAttctgcagaaaacagagaaaaacatttagctGGTCCCACAATATGAATGTAActgctgtttggttttctgGACCACTGCTGGTGAACACTCAGTAGTAAGAGGTGGTAAAGTTTTCTAGACTAAGAACTGCCCGTTGATTTTCCCCATTCTCCAAAATGTGACCTGAGCAGGAGGAAAATTCAGGAAGAGCTTCTTCTGGATCTCCAGAGGGTGATGAGGGGGGAACTGACAAGAACAAAAAGGACACAGGTTAACTCTGAATACGTTTAGTTGAATAATATAATTTCAATCTAACTATGTAGTATCAGCATTAGGTGCACAGCTATtgaacaaagtgtgtgtgtacatgaaaattaattaatttattttattttatttgtatagcaccacatcacaaaagaagtcatctgaaggcactttacagtgtttaaggtttaagaccctACAAAATATATCTGTATAGAGAATAATATTATATGGACTAGTTTTTctgcatcactttgagacaggatgctcctaattttaataatattcatcaggtggaagaaggcagttctagagctttcttttatgtatgatgtaaagtagatatcctggtcaaagataactctgagattctTCACTGTATCATTTGAAGCCAATActatgtcatctagggtaagaatttgattagacatcatgtctctgaaGTTTTTAAggccaaacaaaataacctctgtctagtctgaatttaggagaaaaagaaaattagaggacattCAAACTTTTATGCCTTTTAGAagtttaattaattgattagtttcttctggtttcatagataaatatagctgggtatcatctgcatagcaatggaaatttagtgtttcctaataatattgcccaAGTGGGacaaataaacagtgaaaagaaTCGGCCCAAGCACAGAACCATGCGGAACTCCGTatctaacttttgtgtgcattgaagactcatcattaacatgtacaaactgaaatctatctgacagataagatttaaaccagtCTAGttctgttcctttaaccccaatgacatgttccagtctgtgtaatagaATGTTGTGATTATAGcgtcgaatgcagcactaagatctaacaagacgagaATAGAGAGAAGTCTGTTGTCTGACACTAAGagaagattgttagtgacctttaccagtgccGTTTCTGcaaatcttcatacaggttattcctgCGCAGGTGTCCACGTAAATGCCTTGAAACCACCTTTTCATGGATTTTTggagataaagggcagattggatattggtttCTATGCCAAGATCTTTTTCTCAGTCTCACAATCACTTACCCCTTTCTTACAACCTACAGCAACATTAATTCAGTTAGACTTACTGTTGCATTTATTACATTTCCGTACATGGACAAACTAAAAATGATGATTGTTTACTTAAATCTAAACGAATATATCTAATTTGTTGCcagtaaatgattaaatatgttgttgtgtGATTGATTAATTGTGCATTTTTAATACGTATTTAGGtcatttaaattgaattatttatacattatcTAGACTCATATTCAGTCATTTCCATATTTCAGTATTTGAAAATGATATGTATAACACCATGAACACAAATCACTTGTATAGTTATTGACAGCACATTTATAGTTGGGGTCAACCCAGCTGACTGGCTGGGTCCTCTTTGTGTTGACTTTGACTATAGATTTTTGATAAATTAACGTAATTTGTATGTCATTAACTACATCATGTAAATCATAATCACTATGGCCTTTTTCTGATCATTATGAATTCTACTGACCATCatggtttgatttaaaaaaaaaaatgttttcaagttGTCCTGGAAATCTTTAATCAAAAGGTCAAAAGCCAACTCTAATGATCAGACAAAGACAGCAACTGATTAACTTGTAAACAATGTGTCTGGGAGGCAGGGTGACATCGTGATGATAAACTGTAGGACATTTTGTCTTCAAGTGATCcgtttttgtctttgtcactcTGCCTGATGCGAGTGTTAACATTCTTTAAAAAGGCAAGGCTGCACTACAAAGTAAATCCAACCTTTGGTCTCGTGGTGTTCTGGTTAAaccagttttttctttttatggcaAACaagtgaagagaggaggaggttcATCAGAAATTTTCCCTTTCCCAACAATTAgacaaaaattattatttttttagtacCAACATGTTAAACAACATGAGAGAGACTGATTTAATAACATGGCAAATAAACAGAGGTGCATTTACATCTTCCATTACATAGGCACTGCAGTttgtatacagtacagtacgaAGAACTTGATCATAAATTACAACTCATACCAAAACTAAATGTAACCAAGGAGACGAGAAGACCTGGGATGTTTGATGGTAGCCACTGATTTTGATGTCACATTAGAAATTCCAGCAGGCCACAACCCTGTCCATGGATACTGAATTACAATCAATCCAGTCTGTGATGCTTTTGCGCcgatttttaaatgaatataaagacaaaaagtaAATGCACAATAATCTGAGTAACGAGGACTTCAATCCATGCTGCGTCTAAAACAGGTTTATCCATCTTCTGTCAAACAGCTGAGAGATTAGTCTTTTTGGTCGGTGGGGGAGATCCTATGTGTCGGCGTCAATCCTGTGAGCTGCACAGCAGGGAACAAGAACACAGAGTGACTGAGTGGCACGTAGGTCATATAGCGCAGTAGATTTTAGGAGATGCTCTCAAATATTCTAACATATGTTGTATCACACGCCACGTGGGCAGGTCAGACAACACATCCCGTTGAGAAGGAGCCGCTGGGCTGTGCCGTGGACGATGGGACTTACATTGCTTTGGTATCCTGAGTGGCTCTGTGTCTCCTGACAAGACTTGATGCATGACTCCGCGGAACTGATACAGCACCTTCAGGCTCTTCTCCTCCCCCACGCAGGGGTCGTAGAAGCCAGGGAGTCCAGACTGGAAAGACAATGCGAGACACGCTTCGGTTTGTGCCACCATAAAACACTTATGTACTACaaacagtttataaaataaacttatatattatatcattataCTTAATGACTTAATCACCTTTGTGGCCTCAGTGAGAATGAGTTTTGAGTCTTTCACCAGACACTGCAGTGGAACGGTCACGTCAATGACCTTTGCCCTCTCGTGTTTCCTACTGTTGTCTGTAACAAACTTGCCGTACCAAGCATTGAGGATGATGAGACCTGATTTGGAAAGAGGCATCAAAGGAGAGCGTTGATCAAGTggaattttaaatgtgtttcagaatGTAAATCAACATGAGTAGATTAGACAAAACCCCACTTTCATTATAGAAGGATTTTAATCTGGTCTGGGTGTCTGTAATTGTAACTGCAGCCACACCGCATAAACAACACCATAACCACTTCATAGCATGTAGTCCACTGAATAAACAAAAGGGGCTACGTGTCTGTCTGTtttgcgctctctctctcactctcacactctcacacacacacagccacagctaTTAATTGTTACTTTACAAGTGTAAAGTGTAGGGTACGTCTGATGATCCTAAAATCAAAGCCATCTCCATAGTGACAGGTGTCATAAGCCAATTATCACTTGCTAAATCCCCCCGGGCGAAAATTATACAAGCTTTTTGTTAGTATATTCATCAAAACCAACTAAAAGCCCCAATTTTCACCAGTCAAAATAGGAGCTGGAGGGTCATTAAAAATCCACTGCACCGTACTTCTAACACAACTACAACAAACTATTAACATGaatgcatgtgtacatgtaaaGCACCTATATCTAAATAATAACTC
This region includes:
- the LOC113166971 gene encoding F-box only protein 44-like encodes the protein MTSSATVQSGLFSVPLEILEELFLNLPPEEVVCTCRLVCRQWKEVADSEYLWRERCRRERYHLRDVSRTPKDWRLFYFLCKKRRNLLKNPRAEDQFQDWQILETGYDKWKVEDVRVPHPDERVQKNFVTACQMCKKSQLIDLEREGYNPEFMDHFQPDIKISDWYDPQWENSSHYEICVELLNQNKEPVHTFAPKAVFAWVDNSAKWNQMTHVFQNYGPGVRYIRFTHGGRDASYWGDVSGIRITDSCVEICPSVETQ